The Flavobacterium marginilacus genome window below encodes:
- a CDS encoding vWA domain-containing protein: MDNQDKIFNKIKNASQKAEEKDFPAFEKVWMRVEEKLDKKEDKKAIVLWKKLAIAASLLLFFSLGYQFFKTDSEISIPKGIRENNVVIEEKKDTKATQEPSEAIKSDAETILKKQLSKQNPLAVLDTIYETKVSSVGNEAILVEESPNALNEVVVIGYGTQKKSSVTGSVTTVTADDLQKSKSSNNIQTLQGRVAGVQISNNAGYVSPEYYYSTNKTKLIPGTKIATGNAYLALNKSKKEESEQIRIRGNASISQTGEPLYVVDGIPVNDISEINPNDIKNMNVLKDATSTAIYGSRASNGVILITTKNGTYQNLSKKQLERKLKKLNKNKESEVQKPAPQSIEVSTEDYDNFVENQFESPKAAPLSTFSIDVDNASYTNVRRFLNNGQTVPKDAVRLEEMMNFFKYKYPQPQNQHPFSINTEYSSCPWNPKHQLLKIGLQGKNIPTDNLPASNLVFLIDVSGSMSDANKLPLLKQSMKILVNELRKKDKVAIVVYAGAAGMVLPPTSGDEKQTIIDALEKLNAGGSTAGGAGIELAYKLAEENFIRGGNNRVILATDGDFNVGATSNTDMQTLIEQKRKSGVFLTCLGYGMGNYKDSKMETLSDKGNGNYAYIDNIQEANRFLGKEFKGSMFAIAKDVKIQIEFNPKQVQAYRLIGYENRKLRPEDFTNDAIDAGELGSGHTVTALYEVIPIGVKSEFLNNQPDLKYTKTTSTENDYSDELATIKFRYKKPDGDKSIEMVKVIENKSIPLKNSSDDFKFSTAVAWFGLKLRDSNLVPNKSSEEIKNLAKEGLSNDEDGYKAEFIRLVETVK; the protein is encoded by the coding sequence ATGGACAATCAAGATAAAATATTCAATAAAATAAAAAATGCTTCTCAAAAAGCAGAAGAAAAAGACTTTCCTGCCTTCGAAAAGGTATGGATGCGTGTAGAAGAAAAACTCGACAAAAAAGAAGATAAAAAAGCAATTGTTCTTTGGAAAAAGCTGGCAATTGCAGCTTCACTCCTGTTGTTTTTTTCATTGGGATATCAGTTTTTCAAAACAGATTCAGAAATTAGCATTCCAAAAGGAATTCGAGAAAACAATGTGGTTATTGAAGAAAAAAAAGATACTAAAGCGACTCAAGAACCTTCAGAAGCTATTAAATCCGATGCCGAAACTATATTGAAAAAGCAGCTTTCAAAACAAAATCCATTAGCTGTTTTAGATACCATTTATGAAACAAAAGTGAGTTCGGTTGGAAATGAAGCTATACTAGTTGAAGAAAGTCCTAATGCTTTAAATGAAGTAGTGGTTATTGGTTATGGAACTCAAAAAAAATCAAGTGTAACGGGTTCTGTTACTACTGTTACTGCTGATGATTTACAAAAAAGCAAATCATCTAATAATATTCAAACTTTGCAAGGAAGAGTTGCTGGAGTTCAAATCTCAAACAATGCAGGATATGTAAGTCCAGAATATTATTACTCAACAAATAAAACAAAATTGATTCCTGGTACAAAAATAGCTACTGGAAATGCATATCTAGCACTCAATAAATCAAAAAAAGAAGAATCAGAACAAATTAGAATTCGAGGAAATGCATCAATTTCACAAACAGGAGAACCATTATATGTGGTAGATGGAATTCCTGTAAATGATATTTCAGAAATAAATCCAAATGACATTAAGAATATGAATGTTCTTAAAGATGCTACTTCAACAGCAATATACGGAAGTCGTGCTTCAAACGGAGTAATTTTAATAACAACTAAAAATGGTACCTATCAAAACCTTTCTAAAAAACAATTGGAAAGAAAACTGAAAAAACTAAATAAAAACAAAGAATCTGAAGTTCAAAAACCAGCTCCACAATCCATTGAAGTTTCTACTGAAGATTATGATAATTTTGTAGAAAATCAATTTGAAAGTCCAAAAGCAGCACCGCTATCTACTTTTTCTATTGATGTTGATAATGCTTCCTACACCAATGTAAGACGATTTCTAAACAACGGTCAAACGGTTCCGAAAGACGCTGTGAGACTCGAAGAAATGATGAATTTCTTTAAATACAAATATCCTCAGCCACAAAATCAGCATCCTTTTTCTATCAATACCGAATACAGTAGTTGCCCTTGGAATCCAAAGCACCAATTATTAAAAATTGGTTTACAGGGAAAAAATATTCCAACAGATAATCTGCCCGCTTCTAATTTGGTTTTTCTGATTGATGTATCAGGTTCTATGAGTGATGCTAACAAATTACCATTGCTAAAACAATCAATGAAAATTTTGGTAAACGAACTTCGCAAAAAAGACAAAGTTGCCATTGTTGTTTATGCAGGTGCCGCAGGAATGGTTTTGCCTCCGACAAGTGGAGACGAAAAACAAACCATAATCGATGCTTTAGAAAAACTTAATGCCGGAGGAAGTACGGCTGGCGGAGCAGGAATAGAATTGGCTTACAAATTAGCCGAAGAAAATTTCATCAGAGGAGGAAATAATCGTGTGATTCTAGCTACCGATGGCGATTTTAACGTAGGCGCGACATCCAATACTGATATGCAGACATTGATTGAACAAAAAAGAAAATCGGGTGTGTTTCTAACTTGTCTGGGTTACGGAATGGGGAATTACAAAGACAGCAAAATGGAAACGTTATCCGATAAAGGCAATGGAAATTATGCTTATATCGACAACATTCAGGAGGCGAATCGCTTTTTAGGAAAAGAATTCAAAGGTTCTATGTTTGCTATCGCCAAAGATGTTAAAATCCAAATCGAATTCAATCCAAAACAGGTACAGGCCTATCGCTTGATTGGTTATGAAAACAGAAAATTACGCCCAGAAGATTTTACCAACGATGCTATTGATGCGGGCGAATTAGGAAGCGGACATACCGTTACGGCTTTGTATGAAGTGATTCCGATAGGTGTAAAGAGTGAGTTCTTAAACAATCAGCCAGATTTAAAATACACCAAAACAACTTCAACTGAAAATGATTATTCTGATGAACTGGCAACTATCAAATTCCGTTATAAAAAACCAGATGGAGACAAAAGCATCGAAATGGTAAAAGTGATTGAAAACAAATCAATTCCGTTGAAAAACTCATCGGATGATTTTAAATTCAGCACTGCAGTCGCTTGGTTTGGACTGAAATTAAGAGATTCAAATCTGGTTCCGAATAAATCCTCAGAAGAAATTAAAAACCTGGCAAAAGAAGGATTATCAAATGATGAAGACGGTTATAAAGCAGAATTTATCCGTTTGGTAGAAACTGTTAAATAG
- a CDS encoding 3-ketoacyl-ACP reductase gives MNDLKNKNALITGAGKGIGKAIALALAKEGVNVILVARTQEEIDNVAAKARSLRVKSLAITADVADINSVNTAVEKALSEFGSIDILINNAGIAAFGKFLELEPAEWERIIQVNLMGTYYVTRAILPNMIERQTGDIINISSTAGLNGNALTSAYSASKFAVLGLTDSLMQEVRKHNIRVTALTPSTVATDMAKDLKLTDGNPEKVMQSEDMAELIIAQLKLNRRVFIKNSSIWSTNP, from the coding sequence ATGAACGACTTAAAAAATAAGAATGCACTGATTACAGGTGCTGGAAAAGGAATTGGAAAAGCAATCGCATTAGCTTTAGCCAAAGAAGGAGTGAATGTGATTTTAGTAGCAAGAACACAAGAGGAAATCGACAATGTAGCTGCAAAGGCACGTTCCTTAAGAGTGAAATCTTTAGCAATAACTGCTGATGTTGCCGATATCAACTCGGTAAATACTGCCGTGGAGAAAGCTTTATCTGAATTCGGATCGATTGATATTTTAATTAATAATGCAGGAATTGCTGCTTTTGGCAAGTTTCTGGAATTGGAACCTGCCGAATGGGAACGTATCATTCAGGTGAATTTAATGGGAACGTATTATGTTACCCGCGCTATTTTACCCAATATGATCGAAAGACAAACTGGTGATATTATCAACATTTCATCCACAGCGGGATTGAACGGAAATGCTTTAACCAGTGCTTATAGTGCTTCTAAATTTGCAGTTTTGGGATTGACAGATTCTTTGATGCAGGAAGTACGCAAACACAACATTCGTGTTACAGCTTTGACTCCAAGTACGGTTGCGACTGATATGGCAAAAGATTTAAAACTCACAGATGGCAATCCAGAAAAAGTAATGCAATCTGAAGATATGGCTGAATTAATCATCGCTCAGCTAAAATTAAACCGACGCGTTTTTATCAAAAACAGCAGTATTTGGTCAACGAATCCTTAA
- the mtaB gene encoding tRNA (N(6)-L-threonylcarbamoyladenosine(37)-C(2))-methylthiotransferase MtaB: MENRKKVAFYTLGCKLNFSETSTIARNLEDEGFDRVDFEEVADMYVINTCSVTENADKQFKQVVRKAMKLNDKAFVAAVGCYAQLKPEELADVDGVDLVLGATEKFKLADYINDLSKNDFGEVHSCEIAEADFYVGSYSIGDRTRAFLKVQDGCDYKCTYCTIPLARGISRSDELENVLKNAYEISKQNIKEIVLTGVNIGDYGKGEFGNKKHEHTFLELVQALDKVEGIERLRISSIEPNLLKNETIEFVSKSRTFVPHFHIPLQSGSNAILKLMKRRYLREVYTERVNKIREVMPHACIGVDVIVGFPGETDEHFLETYHFLNEMDISYLHVFTYSERDNTEAAEMEGVVPANVRAKRSKMLRGLSVKKRRAFYESQLGTNRTVLFESENKEGYIHGFTENYVKVKTPWNPELVNTLHEINLTKIDEDGSVRMEFLNVEV, translated from the coding sequence ATGGAGAATAGAAAAAAAGTGGCTTTTTACACGCTTGGCTGTAAATTGAATTTTTCGGAGACATCTACAATCGCTCGAAATTTAGAAGATGAAGGTTTTGATCGGGTAGATTTTGAAGAAGTGGCCGATATGTATGTAATCAACACCTGTTCGGTTACAGAGAATGCCGATAAGCAGTTTAAACAAGTAGTGCGTAAGGCGATGAAGTTAAACGACAAAGCTTTTGTCGCTGCAGTTGGATGCTATGCACAGCTAAAGCCCGAAGAATTAGCCGATGTTGATGGTGTAGATCTAGTCCTTGGAGCTACAGAAAAATTCAAATTAGCAGATTATATCAATGATTTATCCAAAAATGATTTTGGCGAAGTACACTCCTGTGAGATTGCCGAAGCCGATTTTTATGTTGGCAGTTATTCGATAGGAGATAGAACCCGAGCTTTCCTAAAAGTGCAGGATGGCTGTGATTATAAATGCACATATTGTACAATTCCTTTGGCACGCGGCATTTCTCGAAGTGATGAACTGGAAAATGTCTTGAAAAACGCCTACGAAATTTCGAAACAAAATATCAAAGAAATTGTTCTGACAGGAGTTAATATCGGAGATTATGGAAAAGGGGAATTTGGGAATAAAAAACACGAGCATACATTTTTGGAACTAGTTCAGGCTTTGGACAAAGTGGAAGGAATCGAAAGACTGCGTATTTCCTCTATTGAACCCAATTTGCTGAAGAATGAAACTATAGAATTTGTTTCTAAAAGCAGAACATTTGTACCGCATTTTCATATTCCGCTGCAATCGGGAAGCAATGCTATTTTAAAATTAATGAAGCGCCGTTATTTACGTGAAGTATATACCGAAAGAGTTAATAAAATTCGGGAAGTTATGCCGCACGCTTGTATTGGCGTTGATGTGATTGTTGGTTTTCCGGGCGAAACCGATGAGCATTTTCTGGAAACGTATCATTTTCTGAATGAAATGGATATTTCCTATTTACATGTTTTTACATATTCGGAAAGAGATAATACCGAAGCTGCCGAAATGGAAGGTGTTGTTCCTGCGAATGTCCGCGCTAAACGCAGTAAAATGCTTCGTGGTTTATCCGTAAAAAAACGCCGCGCGTTTTACGAAAGTCAGTTAGGAACAAACAGAACGGTACTTTTTGAAAGCGAAAATAAGGAAGGTTACATACATGGTTTTACAGAAAACTATGTAAAAGTAAAAACACCTTGGAATCCAGAATTAGTAAATACGCTGCACGAAATCAATCTGACAAAAATTGACGAAGACGGAAGCGTGAGAATGGAATTTTTAAATGTTGAAGTTTAA
- a CDS encoding GNAT family N-acetyltransferase yields the protein MKSCLETERLILRELLPSDDKGMFELDSNPEVHRFVGKKPVKDIEESRLMIEKIRQQYIDNGIGRWAVILKETNEFIGWSGIKLIKETINNHQNFYEIGYRFIEKHWGKGYAAEAGLAFTAFAFNEMKIENLYAYADAGNKGSRNILEKLGMHYVNFFEYEGEEHVWYSAENPNL from the coding sequence ATGAAATCTTGCTTAGAAACAGAAAGACTGATTTTAAGAGAATTATTGCCTTCTGATGATAAAGGAATGTTCGAATTGGACTCAAATCCTGAAGTGCATCGATTTGTAGGGAAGAAGCCTGTAAAAGATATTGAGGAGAGCAGGCTGATGATTGAAAAAATCAGACAGCAGTATATAGATAATGGAATTGGACGCTGGGCTGTTATTCTTAAAGAAACCAACGAGTTTATTGGCTGGTCTGGGATAAAATTAATTAAGGAGACAATCAATAATCATCAGAATTTTTATGAAATAGGATATCGGTTTATAGAAAAACATTGGGGAAAAGGCTATGCTGCCGAAGCTGGATTGGCTTTTACTGCATTTGCTTTTAATGAAATGAAAATCGAGAATCTTTATGCTTACGCAGATGCCGGAAATAAGGGCTCAAGGAATATTCTGGAAAAACTGGGAATGCATTATGTTAATTTCTTTGAATATGAAGGAGAAGAACATGTTTGGTATAGTGCTGAAAATCCAAATTTGTAA
- a CDS encoding Cof-type HAD-IIB family hydrolase — MKEVQYKMIVVDMDDTLLNDDHIISDENKEMIFKAQEMGVYVVLASGRPTSAMTEYAKELKMDYYNSYMISFNGSTITDLKEDKVLFEHALTKEQIHSLYDFSQQNNTHIITYLGEQIISERHSEYIDIESTITGMELVIVPSFKDAVTTSAVKCLLLEEPSYLKSVEPVLKNAMPDLSVCMSKPFFLEAAPNGIDKGAAIQILAEKLNIHQSEIIAVGNAGNDLTMVQYAGLGVWVDNVDAELREFGDVIVASNNNHGVAEVIQRYILK, encoded by the coding sequence ATGAAAGAAGTACAATACAAAATGATTGTTGTGGATATGGATGATACGCTTTTAAACGACGATCATATCATATCTGATGAGAATAAAGAAATGATTTTTAAAGCCCAGGAGATGGGAGTTTATGTGGTTTTAGCTTCGGGCAGACCAACATCGGCTATGACAGAATATGCCAAAGAACTGAAAATGGATTATTATAATTCCTATATGATTTCGTTTAATGGTTCGACGATTACTGATTTGAAAGAGGATAAAGTGCTTTTTGAGCACGCTTTGACCAAAGAACAAATACATTCTCTTTACGATTTCAGCCAGCAGAACAATACTCATATTATTACTTATTTGGGCGAACAGATTATTAGTGAAAGACATTCAGAATATATTGATATTGAAAGTACTATCACTGGTATGGAACTTGTGATTGTTCCTAGTTTTAAAGATGCTGTAACAACTTCGGCTGTAAAATGTTTATTGCTGGAAGAGCCAAGTTATCTTAAAAGCGTTGAACCAGTATTGAAAAATGCTATGCCGGATTTGAGTGTGTGTATGTCAAAACCCTTTTTTCTGGAAGCTGCACCAAATGGAATTGATAAAGGAGCTGCAATTCAGATTTTGGCCGAAAAACTCAATATTCATCAAAGTGAAATCATAGCCGTTGGAAATGCAGGAAACGATTTGACGATGGTGCAGTATGCTGGACTGGGTGTTTGGGTTGATAATGTTGATGCAGAATTAAGAGAGTTTGGCGATGTTATTGTGGCATCCAATAATAATCATGGTGTTGCCGAGGTAATTCAGCGTTACATTTTAAAGTAA
- a CDS encoding putative signal transducing protein, whose translation MGLMKVFSGSEILALALQEKIEAAGVETTVKNNIQSARMSGFPNSDSAVEVFIQETDFAKANPVIEEFRLSI comes from the coding sequence ATGGGATTAATGAAAGTATTTTCGGGAAGTGAAATTTTAGCATTGGCTCTGCAGGAGAAAATAGAAGCTGCTGGTGTTGAAACCACGGTTAAAAATAATATTCAGTCGGCTAGAATGTCAGGATTTCCAAATTCAGATTCAGCTGTTGAAGTATTTATTCAGGAAACTGATTTTGCAAAAGCAAATCCGGTTATCGAGGAATTTAGGTTGAGTATCTAG